Proteins from one Rosa chinensis cultivar Old Blush chromosome 7, RchiOBHm-V2, whole genome shotgun sequence genomic window:
- the LOC112181007 gene encoding GDSL lipase: MATSSRFQVYVLAFCATLLIQSGCYGYSVHQRKHAALFIFGGSTFDVGNNNYINTYNYFKANFFPYGETFFSHPTGRFSDGRLISDIIAEYADLPMIPPYLQPGFDNYTNGVNFASAGAGALAETNQGFVLDLKTQLGYFKNVEKQLRHRLGEAEAHTLLSQAVYLIAIGTNDYLAFITNSSLSESRSHEEYVGMVTGNITNVIKEIYKKGGRKFGIKGIENLGCTPGLRTGRPGNTSTCNEEVNAISKLHNRVLAKVLEELKGQLQDFLYSNPNFYSYANDVVNNPSKHGFKEGKMACCGSGPYRGYSSCGGKRGGITEYQLCDNVTDYVYFDSGHPTERYNQKLSKLWWSHTPDVTARYINLKELFEVSNKNWDTSYVPVI; the protein is encoded by the exons ATGGCAACTTCTTCAAGATTTCAAGTATATGTCCTGGCTTTTTGTGCAACCCTTCTTATTCAAAGTGGCTGTTATGGCTATTCTGTGCATCAGAGGAAACATGCAGCCTTGTTCATCTTCGGAGGTTCAACATTTGATGTTGGAAATAATAACTACATAAACACTTACAATTACTTTAAAGCAAATTTCTTCCCATATGGGGAAACCTTCTTCAGCCACCCGACTGGTAGGTTCTCCGATGGTCGTCTAATCTCAGATATCATTG CTGAATATGCAGACTTGCCAATGATTCCACCATACTTACAACCGGGTTTTGACAACTATACTAATGGGGTGAACTTTGCATCTGCTGGGGCTGGTGCTCTAGCTGAAACTAATCAAGGATTT GTGTTGGACCTTAAAACTCAACTGGGTTATTTCAAGAATGTGGAGAAGCAGTTGAGGCACAGACTAGGTGAAGCAGAAGCTCACACATTGTTGTCCCAAGCTGTTTACTTGATTGCCATTGGAACCAATGATTACCTTGCATTCATAACGAATTCAAGTTTGTCCGAGTCTCGCTCACATGAAGAATATGTTGGCATGGTGACAGGAAACATTACAAATGTGATCAAA GAAATATACAAGAAAGGAGGAAGAAAATTTGGGATTAAAGGCATAGAGAATTTGGGTTGTACCCCGGGCTTGAGAACAGGTAGACCAGGAAACACAAGCACCTGTAATGAAGAAGTAAATGCAATTTCAAAACTCCACAATAGAGTACTTGCTAAAGTCCTCGAGGAGCTGAAAGGACAGCTCCAAGACTTCTTATACTCGAATCCAAATTTCTACTCTTACGCAAATGACGTAGTTAATAATCCATCAAAACATG GTTTCAAGGAAGGAAAGATGGCATGCTGTGGCTCTGGTCCATACAGAGGATATAGTAGCTGCGGAGGGAAGCGAGGTGGTATAACTGAGTATCAGTTATGTGACAATGTTACTGACTATGTCTACTTTGATTCCGGTCATCCCACAGAAAGGTATAACCAGAAACTTTCCAAGTTATGGTGGAGCCATACTCCCGATGTCACAGCACGTTACATCAATTTGAAAGAGCTATTTGAAGTATCGAATAAGAATTGGGATACATCTTATGTTCCAGTTATTTGA